DNA sequence from the Nitrospira sp. genome:
TACTGAAGGTGCTGGGGAAGAGCGGGGACCGCTCGGTGATTCCGCTACTTGAGAATGCCCTGAAGGACGAACAGCCGGCGGTGCGGCTTGCGGCGGCGGGAGCGTTGTACCATACGGGGCAGACGGCGATGTGGGACACGATACTGAAGGCCGCCTCCGCCCCGAATCCGGAAGAACGCGCCACAGCGCTGCGGATGGTGGGGGAGCTAAAGGACGCGCGCGGGCTGTCGGTTCTGCTGGAGGCCATCACCAATACGCAGCCATCTGTGCGCGGGGCCGCCGCTTCAGCCTTGGGGGACCTTGGGAAGGTGCAGGGGATCCCCGCGTTGGAGCATGCGCTGGAGGATAAAATTCCAGCCGTGAAAACGTCGGCGGCGATCAGCCTGGGCGAATTAGGCGTGAAAGATTCACTGGTTGCCCTGAGGAAGGCGCTGGCTGATCCGAACCCGGTGGTCAAGGCAGCCGTCATATCGGCGTTGTTACGGGTCGAGGAACCGTTTGAATCCGTTGGAGAGGAACTGTACGAATTGGCGCAAAATCATGATCCCGGAACCCGCTCCGCAGCCGGTAAGGCAGCAGGGAGGGCGCATGGCGCCAATATGAAGGCTGCGATTGAGTTTCTTTCCGGCGTGCTGAAAGATCCCATTCCGCGCCCTCGGATCGCCGCAGCCAGGGCACTCGGGCAGATCGGAGGCGTAGACCTATTGCCGATGTTGAAGCTGGCCCTGCATGACGAAGACGATGCCGTTCGGGCTACTGTGGGAGGGTCGATTGCTCGCATTCTCACTCATGCCAAGTCATCCCCTAATCATGCGAAATCGTAGGGGGCTTTGGCGGCTGGATTTCAAGTTGACAGTGTGAGTATGATTCCAGTATAGAGAAATGTTCAGAGGCCTAAGCGTAGTCGACGTGGAGCCACGTCAAGTGAATGCGACTGTTATAACAAGGGTACGGGTCACCAGCCCTTGTGATTGCGTGGTGACGGAGTAGGTGTTCGGTTTCGGTTAATGTTCATTACTAAGGAGGCAGTGACATGAAGAAGGGTGCGATGAAAGTAGTATTCGGCGTTGCGGCCGCAGCATTTTTGGCTGCGCCCCTCGTCTCGTTTGCCGGAGGCACGATTGCCGGGAAAGTGACCTATGCCGGGAAGGCCGAGCAGAAGGAGTTCTCCTTCTCCAAGTTCCCGAACCCGAAGTTCTGCCCGAAGAACCCGAACAAGAGCCTCATGGATGGCGACAAGCGCTTTCTCAAGACCATTGAAGTTGCCAAGGATGGTGGTCTGAAGGGTGCGATCGTCTCCGTGGTCGATATCGAAGATCAGGCGTTCCAGGATGGGTTCAAGGGCACCGACGTGACGGCGGAATTCTGCGAATTCTTGCCCTTCAGCGGCGTGGTGGTGAACAACAAGAACTTCCGTGCAGAGAATAAGGATGCCGATCCCGATGATCCCAAGTCCGTGCTGGGCGTGTTGCACAACCCGCACAGCTTCGTGGTGAAGGGCTCCAGCTCGGCCACCGGTTTCAACATCGGTTTGGCGAAGAAGGGCGACAAGTTGGAGAAGCCGGTGACCTTCCGTGGCGGCGCGGAAAAGCAGGGCTTCTATCGTTTGCAGTGCGACCAGCACGAGTTCATGCAGTCTTTCTTCCTCCCTGTCTGGAATCCGTACCATGCAGTGGTGAAGGATGATGGATCGTTCGAGATTCAGGGCGTTCCTGCCGGAAAGCACAAAGTGGTGGTTTGGCACCCGTTTGTCGGCAAGGGCAAGCTGAATGAATTCGAGGTCGAGGTTGCAGAGGGTGGATCGGCCACGTTGAAGGCCGAGATCAAGTAGGTTCGCTTACCACGGTGGGATAGCCCGCTGACTGAGGGGCAGTGGTCCAAGTCGGATCACTGCCCCTTTCGTTTGTGCCCCCTCGTGTTCGGCCTTCCGTTCGACCTCCTCATCTGTGTCCCCTGTTGAGTTCATCGATTCCATCCGTAAGATCGTGTCGGCCGACCCGCATCGTTATTGGTGTTCAGAGGTTCTTTCCTGCCCGCTCCTCGCCTTGCGTTTCCCTTTCTGAACTGGGTAAGATGCCAAATTTCAACACCACATTATCTGAGTGGGTGATCTGTGCCTCGTGAATTGTCTCTCGCCGAAGTCTTCCAGTTGGGCTACTACTGGGAAACGAAAATCCTTTTGACAGCCGTGAAATTAGACGTCTTTTCGGTGCTGAATGGACGAGGCCGTACCGCCTCTGAAGCGGCCGAAAAACTCGGCGCCGATGTGCGCGCGCTGGAGTTACTTCTAAATGCGCTGGTGGCGATCAGGCTGCTGTCGAAGACCGGCGATCTCTATGCCAATACGCCGGTCGCCACGACGCATCTCGTCAAGCATGGGCCGCAATATATTGGGCACTTGCTGCTGTTGCATGATGCCGAATGGGGGAATTGGGGCAAGCTGGAGGAGGCGGTGAAAACCGGCCGATCGCCGGTGACGCAACATGTATTTGAGACGGATCCAGCGCTTGGCGCCAATGTGTTGTCCGTGTTGCACCGGATCGGGCAGCAAAGTGGTCCGGACTTGGCGAAACGGCTTGCGCTCGGTCAGGCGCGGACGATGCTCGATCTCGGGGGCGGAGCCGGGACCAACGCCATTGCGTTTTGCCGGGTGTATCCGCAACTTTCGGCGACGGTCTTCGATCTGCAGACGACGCTCCCGTTGACCGAACGGACCGTAAAGGATACGGGGCTTGAGGGCAGGATTTCCCTGAAGGCCGGCGACTTCAACCGCGATTCGTTGGGTGGTCCCTATGACGTGGTGTTGATGTCCGATATCCTTCACTATCAGGATCTGGCCACCAATGCCGCGCTGGTGAAGAAAATCCATAGCCACCTGAATCCCGGCGGGCGCTTGATCATCAAAGACCGGTTCTTGGATGCTTCGGGTACGAGCCCCGCCTGGACGGCGGCGTTTGCCGTTCATATTCTCGTCAATACGGAACAAGGTGCCTGCTACCGCACCGCAGAAGCCATGCAGTGGATGCACGATGGGGGATATGTCTCGGTTGATGAAATCGAGCGCACGGCGGTGGTGCAAGGTGTCAGACCCACGGTCGGGTAAGATGTACCATGTTTGAATTTTTGCGCCAGCCGGGATTCTTCGGCACCCATGCCACGATGGGGGCCGATCTCAGCCAGTTGATGGCCACGTTGTTTACCGGCCTCTTCATCATCGGATGGTTGCAGGCCAAGCAGCATCGTGGACACCACCATCACTGGCTCATGTTGGGCGGGATGGTGACCATGGTCGGATTCTTCACCGCCTACTATCTGTTTCGGCAGTTGGGGGTGTTGGCGTTCGAAGGAAAAGAAGGCTTCGGTGGTTCTCAGGCCTTGTATGACTACGTGTTCATCCCTGTGCTGACAATCCATATCATTCTGGTGATCATCGGGCTGGTCATGGCTGTGTACATGATCGTGCTGGGGTTCCGTTCGCAGCAGTTTCTGGGCGGGGCACGGGTGCTGAGCGTATCTCGGTTGCAGACATCGTGGAAAAAGGTGAGCCTGATATTTGCGGTGCTCCTGGCGGTGGTGATGCTGTTGTTCGGGACACGCGTCATGTCTGCCGGGTTTTCCATGCGCAAGCTGGAGGTCTATATCGGGTTTCTCACCCTGGTCGCGATCGTGTTTGCTGTGGAGATGGGCATTCAACGGATCTGGCCCGATGGGGGGCAGCGGCACCGCGCCCTTGGCCGGTTCACGATGATCGTCTACTGCATCCTTTTTCTGACCGGGACCTTTACCTATGCCATGTTGTACATCCTCTATCCCGGGAAAATCGGCTAGGAACGTCGAGCGGAGATAAGGGGCTGAGGACCGATATGCTTGTGTGCGGGTGCGGCGGATGGATGCATACCGAGGGTGTTGAGGAGCGTAGCTCCCGTGAGGGCGATCCCACGTGGTTTGTCCGTTCGGAATGTCGGTCCTGCCAGTGGGTAGTGGGGGTCGATGTGCCGGTGGGACAGGTCGAGGGGTTGGTCGATCGGCTGATGTGGACTGATGATGCCCGGCATCGGCTGGATCGTGTTCCTCCCTATGCCGTTCCAGTCCTGCGTGAACTGGTGGAGGGGTTTGCCCGGACCAGACGGCAGCGAGTGATTACCTACGATTTGATCGATCAGGCGAAAACGGGCGATATGGTCTCATGGGACCCGGATGCGGAGCAGCGCCTCGCCAATGTGCCGGCGCCGGTTCGGGCCATGGCTCGGGTTGAGTTGGAACGAACGGCGGTGGATCGTGGTGAGGGCTCTGTGACCGTCGCGCTGATGGAAGAAGTGAAGGCGCGGTATTTCGGCATGGCGGCTCAGCGTGATGACGCGTAAATGCTAAGGCAGCTCTTATGCAGAGTCCCCGGAGTCGTTCTCGCGCCCTCTATCATTGTGCTGGGCGACTGACAACATGTTGCACCGATTGGCATTACGAGTCCTTCCAAGTTTGACGCTGGCTGTCACCGAAGATTCGGTTCGCACAAGAAAGCGCCTGGTGATGTTTGTCCCGGGGCTGGTGGCGTTTGCGGTGTACCGGGCGGCGAAGCATGGCATGTCGCTGGCAGAGCCGGTCACGCTGCTGATCCTGAGTGGCCTGGTGTCCCTGGTGACGGCGATATGCGCCTATCGTGTCGGTCGAGCGGTGCCGTTTGCACGACTGATGAGCATGGATGGCGCCAGACGTATCGGATGGATTCTCGCCTGGATCGGTTTTGTCTACGGAGTGCAGTTGTCGCTGCTCGTGCTGGCGCTGCTCTGGCTGGTGGGCTATGACTATGCCAAGCATCCGGATGGTCCGGCCATGATGGCGATGATTATTCCCAGTACGGCCGTCGCGCGCGATGCATTTGAGATCGGGTATGTGCGATGGCTTGAAGCCAGCGGGCGGCCGTTCGTCACGTTTCCTGACGGCGCGGGACTTCGTGCGTTGCTGGCGCGAGTGAGTCCGGCACTGGCTGGGTGGGTGGCGGCGGGAGTCGTCGGCTGTGTGGGGCTCTCGATGTTCCTAGCGGCGGTCGTCGGCGGAGAGCTGGCCGTGTTGGCGCAAGGCGCTGTCGTGACGATGGCGGCGGGAACAGTTGGTCTCCTGGCGTTTTTCGCCGGGCAGGGGAACGGGACAGCCTGGATGGCCGGATTGACCGCGACTCGATGGGGTGAATTGGTGAAGTTTTGGTGGTGGCCCGGGTTGGCCTTTGCCTCGACCTACTATCTGGTGTTGGTCGGCGGTTGTCTGTATGTGTTGAAACAGCCGATGAGTTCCCCCGGACTCTTCGCTGGCGTCGCCGGCCTCGTCGGTGGCGTGATGGCGCTGTACTGCTATTACCTGGGACATCGGCGGGAGATTGAAAATCGTCAGCCTGGAGGAGTGCCCAGCGCCTTGTTGCGCTGCCCATTCGTCATGGGCATTCTCGGCAAGTCCCGTGAAGCCATTGCTGGTACGGCATTGACTGGGTCTGCGGCTGTCTTCGAGAAGAATAGCCAGAGAGCGTCGTCATGATCAAACGCCTTCCGCTTCCGTCCGTGATTCTGTTGCTGTGTGGGTTGCTGGTGGCCGCGAGTGTGCTGCTGCTGAATCCACCATTGCTGGTGGCCGCCGACCCCTCCGCAGATGTCTATTTCCATACGCCGGGGGTTCCGGACGGTCCCTCGGCGCCGACGGCGAATGAGAACCATTACCCACAAGTCGGGTCGCTCGATAGCCGGTTGCTGATGTGGTTTATCATTCAGCAGCATACGTACTTTGGTGGTTTCGTCTTGGCCCTGCCGATCTTTTGCGTCCTCTTGGAATTCCTGGGGCTGGTGGCGAGGAATCCCGCGATGGCTGTGCGTTATGACGGGTTGGCGCAAGATCTGTTGAAGGTGGCGCTGCTTGCACTGTCCGTGACCGCGGCGGTCGGGAGCGTGATGCTGACGATGTTTATCACGCTCTATCCCAGCTTCATGCAGTACATGGGCGGCACC
Encoded proteins:
- a CDS encoding DUF420 domain-containing protein — protein: MFEFLRQPGFFGTHATMGADLSQLMATLFTGLFIIGWLQAKQHRGHHHHWLMLGGMVTMVGFFTAYYLFRQLGVLAFEGKEGFGGSQALYDYVFIPVLTIHIILVIIGLVMAVYMIVLGFRSQQFLGGARVLSVSRLQTSWKKVSLIFAVLLAVVMLLFGTRVMSAGFSMRKLEVYIGFLTLVAIVFAVEMGIQRIWPDGGQRHRALGRFTMIVYCILFLTGTFTYAMLYILYPGKIG
- a CDS encoding PCP reductase family protein; its protein translation is MHTEGVEERSSREGDPTWFVRSECRSCQWVVGVDVPVGQVEGLVDRLMWTDDARHRLDRVPPYAVPVLRELVEGFARTRRQRVITYDLIDQAKTGDMVSWDPDAEQRLANVPAPVRAMARVELERTAVDRGEGSVTVALMEEVKARYFGMAAQRDDA
- a CDS encoding HEAT repeat domain-containing protein — translated: MALHGESRWRRMAIGWMAVAVASGVLLCLWPSAASARSLKEAQAAFDKKQYQEALDLVEQLNKEQGPQPEARRLKTRALIFLGKPKDALVEYERLEQDLKQEDRTLLKDVALGFVYVLIKDMREQMRGAAYTALKDVDSPETIPALEDGLSDGSGLVRALAAEALGRLEAGRRSPRLRNALEDQAGLVKATVLKVLGKSGDRSVIPLLENALKDEQPAVRLAAAGALYHTGQTAMWDTILKAASAPNPEERATALRMVGELKDARGLSVLLEAITNTQPSVRGAAASALGDLGKVQGIPALEHALEDKIPAVKTSAAISLGELGVKDSLVALRKALADPNPVVKAAVISALLRVEEPFESVGEELYELAQNHDPGTRSAAGKAAGRAHGANMKAAIEFLSGVLKDPIPRPRIAAARALGQIGGVDLLPMLKLALHDEDDAVRATVGGSIARILTHAKSSPNHAKS
- a CDS encoding methyltransferase; the protein is MPRELSLAEVFQLGYYWETKILLTAVKLDVFSVLNGRGRTASEAAEKLGADVRALELLLNALVAIRLLSKTGDLYANTPVATTHLVKHGPQYIGHLLLLHDAEWGNWGKLEEAVKTGRSPVTQHVFETDPALGANVLSVLHRIGQQSGPDLAKRLALGQARTMLDLGGGAGTNAIAFCRVYPQLSATVFDLQTTLPLTERTVKDTGLEGRISLKAGDFNRDSLGGPYDVVLMSDILHYQDLATNAALVKKIHSHLNPGGRLIIKDRFLDASGTSPAWTAAFAVHILVNTEQGACYRTAEAMQWMHDGGYVSVDEIERTAVVQGVRPTVG